CCTTGCCGAACACGTGATGTTCGCGGACTCGCTGCATCGCGGCGAACAACTGGTCGACGACGTCGTCGGCCTCACCGGCCTCGGCGGGCAGATCGAACGGGCGTGCGGTGGCGGCCAGGATCGGTTCGCCGCGCTGGACGATGCCGGCGGCCGTCATCCGGTCGCTGGCCGTGCGCAATCGGGGACGGTGCTGCTCAATGTCGTCATCGCGGCTCCGGAACCGCCATTCCAGCCGGTAGCGGGCGCCCATCGGCGGATCCTGGGTGGCCCAGGAGAACACCAGCCGATCCCCGTCCTCGCTGCGGGTGATGGGAGTGCGCAGTGGGACGGCCTCTGCGGTGGTGGAGGTCTCGGTGCCCCACACCACCGGGTCCAGTCCGGCAGGGAACACCAGCTCGACCGACAGGCGCCGGGTAGGCAGGCGGACCGCGCGTTGGAACCACGGGCCCCACCGCCCGTCGTCGACCTGGTAGCCGTACTCGATGGTCGAGTGCTGACCGGGGTAGAGGGGGAATCGTCCGCGGTCGTTCTCCAGGCACAGCCATGCCTCTTTGAAGGAGTCGCGGTCCTGTTTGGGGCGCCAGCTCATGGGCTCTCCGTCGCAGGACGCGGTCAGCGCGAGTTCGTCCCAGGTGAGCGGCCGGGCCCGGTACAGCGCGTTGGACCGGTCGGGTCGGCCGGGGTGGCGGTCGACGCTGATGCGAATCAGGTAGCGGGTGACCGGTTCAGCGCCGCCGTTGAACAGACGGCGCCGCTGCATCGGCCGGTATACCGTCCCGTCGTACTCCAGCCGGGCATGGTCCTCCTCCACCACGA
The sequence above is drawn from the Actinomadura hallensis genome and encodes:
- a CDS encoding peptide deformylase, with product MAQQPADRPEPPSPRRAAFGAALTRWREQRAMSKKKLAAAMGFDPSYVSHVEAGRHPASEDFARKADSVLSAGGALWQAWRSDGPLRAAGAGASDADGLVVEEDHARLEYDGTVYRPMQRRRLFNGGAEPVTRYLIRISVDRHPGRPDRSNALYRARPLTWDELALTASCDGEPMSWRPKQDRDSFKEAWLCLENDRGRFPLYPGQHSTIEYGYQVDDGRWGPWFQRAVRLPTRRLSVELVFPAGLDPVVWGTETSTTAEAVPLRTPITRSEDGDRLVFSWATQDPPMGARYRLEWRFRSRDDDIEQHRPRLRTASDRMTAAGIVQRGEPILAATARPFDLPAEAGEADDVVDQLFAAMQRVREHHVFGKGMGLAAPQIGIGRAAAVIAPPDPDAEPLVLLNPRVISASAETDEQYEGCLSFFDVRGLVPRPLRLEVAHTRLDGRQVVAVLNAALARLAGHEIDHLYGRLYTDRMGEGVHPIPVEDYRGTGRAWTYR